A stretch of Lysinibacillus agricola DNA encodes these proteins:
- a CDS encoding YolD-like family protein, with amino-acid sequence MIQDRGNIKWASLMLPEHLELLREYKQERTEQPRELTEWELEELQQTIDQAFNQQLDIKLEVWKDYKITQWTGIIKSMNTNELILETLLNTKSIPIQSIQSAQLDTDYYD; translated from the coding sequence ATGATACAAGACAGAGGTAATATTAAATGGGCATCGTTGATGTTGCCGGAGCATTTAGAACTTCTTAGAGAGTATAAACAAGAGCGTACAGAACAGCCAAGAGAATTGACTGAGTGGGAACTGGAAGAACTACAACAAACAATTGATCAAGCTTTTAATCAGCAATTGGACATAAAATTAGAAGTGTGGAAGGACTACAAAATCACACAATGGACTGGAATAATTAAATCGATGAATACTAATGAACTCATACTTGAAACACTACTTAACACGAAAAGTATTCCAATCCAAAGTATTCAATCGGCCCAACTGGATACTGATTATTATGATTAA
- a CDS encoding DNA polymerase thumb domain-containing protein, producing the protein MNYESMPNRPIMCIDMKCFYASIVAMLHGLDVLKTPVAVVANFNQPGSVVLAASPLMKEKFSIKTGSRRYEIPKHPDIRLFEPKMSFFIQMSMTITKLISNYVPVDAIHVYSVDESFVDLTGTEKLWGSPEEAAKEIQKAILDQFNIPSAVGMGPNMLIAKLALDLEAKKTGFAKWTYEDIPKKLWPVRPLSKMWGIGKRMEANLNAIGIQTVGGLANTDLKELEKRFGVMGNQLYYHAWGIDLSKLGEPLITNGALSFGKGQMLMRDYHTRKEISVVLLEMCEDVMKRTRDAGYVGRTISMGLSYSRNAMTKGFHRSKTIEVPTSETLVMYRTCIELLDEHFAGEPARQLSVRISNLEREHSIQLDLFDDRKPQRQIIGPTMDAIRNRFGATSILRAVSFTKAGTAINRDRLVGGHLA; encoded by the coding sequence TTGAATTATGAGAGTATGCCCAATAGACCTATTATGTGTATCGATATGAAATGCTTTTACGCCAGTATCGTAGCGATGTTACATGGGCTAGATGTTTTAAAAACGCCAGTTGCAGTAGTAGCAAATTTTAACCAACCAGGTAGCGTAGTGCTTGCTGCATCCCCCTTAATGAAAGAAAAATTTAGTATCAAAACTGGTAGTCGTCGTTATGAAATACCTAAACATCCTGACATTAGATTGTTTGAGCCTAAAATGAGTTTCTTTATTCAAATGTCGATGACGATTACAAAATTGATCTCTAATTACGTCCCAGTTGATGCTATACATGTGTATAGTGTAGACGAAAGTTTTGTTGATTTAACTGGCACTGAAAAGCTTTGGGGTTCACCTGAAGAAGCGGCTAAGGAAATACAAAAGGCTATTCTTGACCAATTTAATATACCTAGTGCAGTAGGTATGGGACCAAATATGTTAATAGCCAAATTAGCTTTAGACCTTGAAGCAAAGAAAACAGGCTTTGCTAAATGGACGTATGAAGATATTCCAAAGAAATTATGGCCAGTTCGACCCCTTTCTAAAATGTGGGGAATCGGTAAACGGATGGAAGCAAATCTCAATGCTATAGGGATACAAACAGTCGGTGGTTTGGCTAATACAGATCTAAAAGAATTAGAAAAGCGCTTTGGTGTAATGGGCAATCAACTCTATTACCATGCATGGGGAATCGATTTATCCAAATTAGGGGAGCCGTTAATAACAAACGGAGCTTTAAGTTTTGGGAAGGGCCAAATGCTGATGAGGGATTACCATACACGTAAAGAGATCTCTGTAGTGCTCCTTGAAATGTGTGAGGATGTAATGAAGCGAACGCGGGATGCAGGTTATGTTGGTCGTACAATTAGTATGGGTCTTTCTTATAGTCGAAACGCTATGACCAAAGGATTCCATCGATCTAAAACGATTGAAGTCCCAACAAGCGAAACACTTGTGATGTATAGAACTTGTATTGAATTACTAGACGAACACTTTGCAGGAGAGCCTGCACGTCAGTTATCAGTTAGAATATCCAACCTGGAAAGAGAGCATAGTATCCAATTAGATTTATTCGATGATCGTAAGCCACAGCGTCAAATAATCGGTCCTACAATGGATGCAATACGCAACAGGTTTGGAGCTACCTCAATATTAAGAGCGGTTTCTTTCACAAAAGCGGGTACAGCTATTAATCGAGATCGCTTAGTTGGTGGTCATTTGGCATAG
- a CDS encoding transcriptional regulator — protein sequence MREQLIKAMQRKQLVNMMYVAKDGSITKRRVKVIKIVGDSFQAFCFTRHAKRTFLISNVLAVIPFVSKGREVV from the coding sequence ATGAGAGAACAACTGATTAAAGCTATGCAGCGCAAACAATTAGTGAACATGATGTATGTAGCAAAAGATGGTTCCATAACAAAAAGGCGTGTAAAAGTCATTAAAATTGTTGGTGATTCATTTCAAGCATTTTGTTTTACAAGACATGCAAAACGTACTTTTTTGATCAGTAATGTTCTAGCCGTTATTCCTTTTGTTAGTAAGGGGCGTGAAGTTGTTTGA
- a CDS encoding DHA2 family efflux MFS transporter permease subunit, which produces MSLTVETQQTKVIKTTPILISFLIAGFIGLFSETALNMALGDLIQVFSISSSTVQWLTTGYLLTLGILVPVSGLLLQWFSTRQIFIVSLIFSIIGTLVAALAPSFEVLMFSRVIQAIGTGLLLPLMFNSILLIFPVNKRGATMGLIGLVIMFAPAVGPSISGLILEKLTWHWIFWVCLPFLILALISGIVYMQNVSTITKPKIDLLSIILSTIGFGGIVYGFSSAGENGWGSTIVITMIIIGLAALTLFSLRQLKMDKPMLDLRVLKYPMFTLGLLAVFICFTVIMSTMILLPLYLQTGLALTAFTAGLVLLPGGVLNGLMSPITGRIFDKFGPRGLVIPGFAIMPIMLWIMSNVTIETPVSMVIVMHSILFLGVSMVLMPAQTNGLNQLPKNLYPDGTALMNTLQQMSGAIGTAVAITIMSASQKRYMNNMTDLSDPSSIRASLTAGVQDSFIFTLIIAMVGLIISFFIKSSRVK; this is translated from the coding sequence ATGTCATTAACAGTAGAAACACAGCAAACAAAAGTGATTAAAACTACTCCAATATTAATTTCTTTCTTAATTGCTGGTTTCATTGGATTGTTCAGTGAAACGGCTTTAAACATGGCTCTCGGGGATTTAATACAAGTATTTTCTATTAGTTCTTCCACGGTTCAATGGCTGACAACAGGTTATTTATTGACCTTGGGGATATTAGTTCCTGTCTCGGGTCTCTTACTTCAATGGTTTAGTACACGTCAAATATTTATTGTGTCATTGATTTTTTCAATTATTGGGACACTAGTCGCAGCTCTTGCACCAAGCTTCGAAGTATTAATGTTTTCTCGAGTGATTCAAGCTATAGGTACGGGATTATTGCTGCCTCTGATGTTTAATTCGATCTTATTGATTTTTCCCGTCAATAAGAGAGGTGCAACAATGGGACTAATAGGGTTAGTCATTATGTTTGCACCCGCAGTTGGACCCTCAATCTCAGGATTAATTCTTGAAAAACTGACTTGGCATTGGATTTTCTGGGTTTGTTTGCCTTTTCTGATTCTTGCGTTGATATCGGGTATAGTGTATATGCAGAATGTATCAACCATAACTAAACCCAAAATTGATCTATTATCTATTATTCTATCTACGATTGGTTTTGGAGGAATTGTCTATGGCTTTAGCAGCGCGGGTGAGAATGGCTGGGGAAGTACGATTGTGATCACGATGATTATTATAGGTCTTGCTGCACTTACCTTGTTTTCTTTGCGACAATTAAAAATGGATAAACCGATGCTTGATTTACGTGTATTAAAATATCCAATGTTTACTCTAGGTTTATTGGCCGTATTTATTTGCTTCACGGTAATAATGTCCACGATGATTTTGTTGCCATTATATTTGCAAACAGGACTAGCATTGACTGCATTTACCGCGGGGCTTGTTTTGTTGCCAGGTGGTGTGCTGAATGGATTAATGTCCCCAATCACAGGTCGTATCTTTGACAAATTCGGACCAAGAGGACTTGTTATACCTGGATTTGCAATCATGCCTATCATGTTATGGATCATGTCAAACGTTACCATTGAAACGCCGGTTAGTATGGTGATTGTGATGCACTCCATTCTATTTTTAGGTGTATCGATGGTTTTGATGCCTGCTCAGACAAATGGACTAAATCAATTGCCTAAAAATCTTTACCCAGATGGTACTGCTTTAATGAATACATTACAGCAAATGTCGGGAGCAATTGGCACTGCAGTTGCGATTACGATTATGTCCGCTTCTCAGAAAAGATATATGAACAATATGACTGATCTATCTGACCCTTCTTCAATTAGAGCTTCATTAACAGCGGGAGTACAGGACTCCTTTATATTCACTCTAATTATAGCTATGGTTGGTTTAATTATTTCCTTCTTCATCAAATCTTCTCGCGTTAAATAG
- a CDS encoding FecCD family ABC transporter permease, translating to MDPQDFEMATVWLSGSLYSTTWIHILTALPWIIILTPIIWWKSHRLNLLNLDEVSAIGIGLNKDRERMIFLLCCVGLVSACVSVAGSVGFIGLIAPHMARRLVGIHYKYVIPVCGAIGMLMVLVGDFIGKTIFASAELPVGIVISVIGVPYFVYLLFKKRK from the coding sequence ATGGACCCACAAGATTTTGAAATGGCGACTGTTTGGTTATCAGGCAGCCTTTATAGTACGACTTGGATTCATATATTAACGGCATTGCCATGGATAATAATTTTAACGCCAATCATTTGGTGGAAATCGCACAGACTTAACCTATTAAATTTGGATGAGGTATCAGCCATAGGAATAGGTTTAAATAAAGACCGGGAAAGAATGATTTTTCTTTTATGCTGCGTCGGGTTAGTTAGCGCATGTGTATCTGTAGCAGGAAGCGTTGGATTTATTGGCTTAATTGCCCCTCACATGGCTAGAAGACTAGTCGGTATTCATTATAAATATGTAATACCTGTCTGCGGAGCAATCGGCATGCTTATGGTGTTAGTCGGGGATTTTATCGGAAAGACGATCTTTGCTTCAGCTGAACTGCCTGTAGGCATTGTGATCTCCGTTATTGGTGTTCCTTATTTCGTATACCTGTTGTTTAAAAAAAGAAAGTAG
- a CDS encoding ABC transporter substrate-binding protein, whose amino-acid sequence MNKKFILAGLIASFMIVLAACGGGDKPSKSSSTSGSNGDSAQSQVDNTGTSETRTIEYLGEQYTVPQKAEKIVIGAMEAMEDAVMLDVHPVGAISVGGKFPEMFASVTDKAESIGEKRQPNLEKILQLEPDVILGSTKFPKGVVEKLQKIAPTILVSHVSTNWEDNLKLMGELTGKQGEAEKILSQYKTDTQAVKASLKEKLQGKKVATVRIRGGQTYIFAKNVDFNPFLYNDIGLEMPEQIGMAKLQDAISVEQLAEMNPDYLFVQFSMIDNKDAENAFEDLKKNPIIQNINAFKLDHVYVNVVDPLMEGGPVYSRIKFLESVQKYLNK is encoded by the coding sequence ATGAATAAAAAGTTTATACTAGCTGGTTTGATAGCATCATTCATGATTGTTTTGGCTGCATGTGGAGGAGGAGACAAACCGAGCAAATCAAGCTCAACCTCCGGCAGCAACGGAGATTCAGCGCAATCTCAAGTGGACAATACAGGAACAAGCGAAACAAGAACAATTGAGTATCTCGGTGAACAGTATACCGTTCCACAAAAAGCAGAAAAAATTGTGATTGGGGCTATGGAAGCAATGGAAGATGCGGTAATGCTTGACGTTCATCCAGTAGGGGCAATATCGGTAGGCGGAAAGTTTCCAGAAATGTTTGCTTCGGTAACGGACAAGGCGGAATCAATCGGTGAAAAAAGACAACCTAACTTGGAGAAGATATTGCAATTAGAGCCAGACGTTATTTTAGGTTCAACCAAGTTCCCAAAAGGAGTGGTGGAGAAATTGCAAAAAATTGCTCCCACTATTTTGGTGTCGCACGTTTCTACAAACTGGGAAGACAATTTGAAATTAATGGGTGAATTAACTGGAAAGCAAGGTGAGGCAGAAAAAATTCTATCCCAATATAAAACAGATACACAAGCAGTAAAAGCATCGTTAAAAGAAAAGCTTCAAGGTAAAAAAGTAGCCACTGTTCGTATTCGCGGAGGGCAAACTTACATTTTTGCGAAAAATGTAGACTTTAACCCTTTTTTATACAATGACATTGGTTTAGAAATGCCAGAACAGATAGGCATGGCGAAATTGCAAGATGCGATCTCTGTCGAGCAATTGGCGGAAATGAATCCAGACTATTTGTTTGTGCAATTCTCTATGATTGATAACAAAGATGCGGAAAACGCATTCGAAGACTTAAAGAAGAATCCAATTATCCAAAATATTAATGCCTTTAAACTCGATCACGTATATGTCAACGTGGTTGATCCGCTTATGGAAGGAGGCCCTGTTTATAGTCGCATCAAGTTTTTAGAAAGTGTGCAAAAGTATCTGAACAAGTAA
- a CDS encoding NtaA/DmoA family FMN-dependent monooxygenase (This protein belongs to a clade of FMN-dependent monooxygenases, within a broader family of flavin-dependent oxidoreductases, the luciferase-like monooxygenase (LMM) family, some of whose members use coenzyme F420 rather than FMN.) produces the protein MTVNRQLCIGLVLSAWLKGGDWRRPDSGVEKMGSIDPYIDLAKMAEKSKLDFLFRADYLFVSPQMLGDSANFGSPDPTMIFAAIARETERIGLVTTISTTFNPPYVVARQLQSLHWLSNGRAGWNIVTSIEGAENFSESPMPSPQERYAKAIEFTEVVRKLWESFPNEAIVIDRESGMFSDKDKVSPINHSGEFFSVKGPLTLPAHKSGPIPLFQAGASDTGRNFASSIADAIFAAMPDLESGVELRNDLRRRAIEHGRDPDAIKVLPGLYFFLAETREEAHELHKAAHAHLTIERRHASLKSVLGLDLSSFALDCPVTSDMLPDPNQPVRSRTHAELLRRYITNHQPTVEEVLARPEVVGSAHWVSVGTVEDVLNDIIERFEAGAIDGFIAIPGGSEKSLKLFFEKLMPRLVERGLFRNEYTGITLREHLGINTTDHYDRDTVLKGVPVKNE, from the coding sequence TTGACTGTAAATAGACAATTATGTATTGGCTTAGTCTTATCTGCTTGGTTGAAAGGAGGCGACTGGCGGCGCCCAGACAGCGGTGTGGAAAAAATGGGTTCAATTGACCCTTATATTGATTTGGCAAAGATGGCGGAGAAGTCAAAGCTAGATTTTCTTTTCAGGGCGGATTATCTTTTTGTTAGTCCACAGATGCTTGGCGATTCCGCTAATTTTGGTAGCCCTGACCCTACTATGATATTTGCAGCGATTGCTCGTGAAACCGAGCGGATTGGGCTAGTAACGACTATTTCTACGACTTTTAATCCACCGTATGTTGTTGCTAGACAGCTTCAGTCTTTGCATTGGCTAAGCAATGGACGTGCTGGCTGGAATATTGTCACTTCTATTGAAGGGGCCGAAAATTTCAGTGAGTCACCTATGCCTTCACCTCAAGAAAGATATGCGAAAGCAATTGAATTTACTGAGGTTGTACGCAAACTCTGGGAAAGTTTTCCGAATGAAGCCATTGTTATTGATCGTGAGTCAGGCATGTTTTCTGATAAGGATAAGGTTTCCCCAATTAATCATTCAGGTGAGTTTTTTAGTGTTAAGGGACCACTTACTTTGCCTGCCCATAAATCGGGACCAATTCCTTTATTTCAAGCAGGTGCGTCGGATACAGGACGAAATTTCGCCTCTTCAATAGCGGATGCTATTTTTGCAGCGATGCCAGACCTTGAATCGGGAGTGGAATTGCGAAATGATCTGAGAAGAAGAGCTATCGAGCATGGGCGCGATCCGGACGCCATAAAAGTTTTGCCAGGTTTATATTTTTTCTTGGCGGAAACTCGTGAGGAAGCCCATGAACTACATAAGGCTGCACACGCACATTTGACTATTGAGCGCAGACATGCATCGCTTAAATCAGTACTGGGTCTTGATTTGAGTAGCTTTGCATTGGATTGTCCCGTAACTTCGGATATGCTTCCCGATCCGAATCAGCCAGTCCGCAGCCGAACACATGCTGAGCTGTTGCGCCGGTATATTACAAATCATCAGCCTACAGTAGAAGAGGTATTAGCAAGGCCGGAGGTTGTCGGGTCTGCTCACTGGGTTTCCGTTGGAACGGTTGAAGACGTATTGAACGATATAATTGAGCGATTTGAGGCTGGAGCTATTGACGGATTTATAGCTATTCCGGGTGGTTCAGAAAAATCTTTGAAACTATTTTTTGAAAAGCTGATGCCGCGATTGGTTGAAAGAGGTTTGTTCAGAAATGAATATACGGGTATCACCTTACGTGAGCATTTAGGGATTAATACTACTGATCATTATGATAGGGATACTGTTTTGAAAGGGGTTCCGGTGAAGAATGAATAA
- a CDS encoding AraC family transcriptional regulator: protein MIDLDKLAEIFARGFYDIEGVHRLVIQPKSILSEFRAVRHGFLFVIRGEGRMSVNGTVYELHPGSVIHVAPGMQLDAQVTSQSEYEYYLLFYRFDKLDEVYSGHECDSHFKLEAGANPRVLELLIMLHQNANTLRGIGKLRVKELFLSVMHQVLVGCKHRESGSSPSERVIEEAIAYIHRHYMNPLTLDELAELHAMSPKRFSYFFHKYTGLRPIDYLINYRMERASDLLKVSNFPIHDIAISVGYANPLYFSRVFKKKFGVSPSAYIHKLDNHIN, encoded by the coding sequence ATGATAGATTTGGATAAATTAGCCGAGATATTTGCTAGAGGTTTCTATGATATAGAAGGTGTTCACCGTTTAGTCATCCAGCCGAAAAGTATACTAAGTGAATTTAGGGCTGTCCGGCATGGATTTCTTTTTGTAATTCGTGGAGAGGGTAGAATGAGTGTGAATGGAACTGTCTATGAGTTACATCCAGGCTCAGTAATTCATGTGGCTCCAGGCATGCAACTGGACGCGCAAGTTACAAGTCAATCAGAGTATGAGTACTATTTACTGTTTTATAGATTTGACAAGTTAGACGAAGTATATAGCGGTCATGAATGCGACTCTCATTTCAAACTGGAAGCGGGAGCAAATCCGAGAGTGCTAGAATTACTTATCATGCTTCATCAGAATGCCAATACACTTAGAGGGATTGGAAAGCTTCGTGTTAAGGAGTTATTTTTAAGTGTCATGCATCAAGTTTTGGTGGGATGTAAGCATCGAGAGAGTGGAAGTTCTCCAAGTGAAAGGGTGATAGAGGAGGCTATTGCATACATACACAGGCACTATATGAATCCGTTGACACTCGACGAGTTGGCGGAGCTGCATGCAATGAGTCCTAAGCGCTTCTCCTACTTCTTTCACAAATATACTGGGCTTCGTCCAATCGACTATCTTATCAACTATCGTATGGAAAGAGCGAGCGACTTACTTAAAGTAAGCAATTTTCCCATCCACGATATCGCTATTAGTGTCGGTTACGCCAATCCGCTATATTTCAGTAGAGTGTTTAAAAAGAAATTTGGTGTGTCTCCCTCCGCATACATACATAAATTAGATAATCATATAAATTGA
- a CDS encoding transcriptional regulator yields the protein MKEQLIKAMQRQQVVSMMYVAKSGAITKRRVKIIKIVGDSFTAFCFTRQAKRTFIINNVLVIMPVTHRKRGVI from the coding sequence ATGAAAGAACAGTTAATAAAAGCAATGCAGCGTCAACAAGTAGTTAGCATGATGTATGTAGCCAAGTCTGGTGCCATTACGAAAAGGCGTGTGAAAATCATAAAGATTGTTGGTGATTCGTTTACAGCATTTTGCTTTACGAGGCAGGCAAAGCGTACGTTTATTATTAACAATGTTCTAGTAATAATGCCTGTTACGCATCGGAAGCGTGGGGTGATATGA
- a CDS encoding cupin domain-containing protein codes for MSSNIDYTSPSTQFTSDVNDSTLFKKDDRNFINILSVEQLNTLENISLLDIFLSRNKVIEPHYHQNAAELVYCISGAAIISIFNPFTKEIKNYPLEPGQVANVPQGWWHYEIATENDTHLLAIFDAPTPEVILGSDILKFTPSNVMAHTYCLDETQWKKTIAPIVPSTYIGPPKDCNRVKSTLENQKDQKEQKDPHHKHKNKYRPSQFMNPYPSYQNPYMNPYGSYY; via the coding sequence ATTAGCTCAAATATTGACTATACTTCACCATCAACTCAGTTCACCTCTGATGTAAATGACAGCACTCTTTTTAAAAAAGATGATCGAAATTTTATAAATATTCTAAGTGTAGAACAATTAAATACGTTAGAAAATATATCTTTGCTTGATATTTTTCTAAGTAGAAATAAGGTGATAGAGCCTCACTATCATCAAAATGCAGCAGAACTTGTTTATTGTATTTCTGGTGCTGCCATTATTTCTATATTTAATCCCTTTACAAAAGAGATTAAAAACTATCCGCTCGAGCCTGGCCAAGTCGCCAATGTACCGCAAGGATGGTGGCATTATGAAATTGCTACTGAGAATGACACGCATTTACTGGCTATTTTTGATGCGCCAACTCCCGAAGTAATTTTAGGTTCAGATATATTGAAATTTACACCTTCCAACGTTATGGCTCACACGTATTGTTTAGATGAAACTCAGTGGAAGAAAACAATTGCGCCCATTGTGCCATCAACATATATTGGTCCACCTAAAGACTGCAACCGTGTAAAATCAACTTTGGAAAATCAAAAAGATCAAAAGGAGCAAAAAGATCCTCATCATAAACATAAAAATAAGTATAGACCTTCACAATTTATGAACCCATATCCGTCATATCAAAATCCATATATGAATCCTTATGGCTCATATTATTAA
- a CDS encoding DUF3231 family protein has product MELANGNLATLRFKEIFKLWTQLGVNNGYIASNHAFFKHAVDKKLKAIIADFVKCLKEENKHLTALLKENGVLAPTTSIDYRQLKMGNIRGKKAINDTEISTILSMNIASSVISVSQALAMSVKKKHTAKYGELHMRYAILGAKLIRLSNDKGWLLAPTTI; this is encoded by the coding sequence ATGGAATTGGCAAATGGGAATCTAGCAACATTACGATTTAAGGAAATTTTTAAGCTTTGGACACAGCTCGGCGTCAATAATGGCTATATTGCTTCAAATCATGCATTTTTTAAGCACGCCGTTGATAAAAAATTGAAGGCTATTATCGCGGATTTTGTGAAATGTTTAAAAGAAGAAAATAAACACCTAACAGCATTATTAAAGGAAAATGGGGTACTTGCTCCTACTACATCAATCGACTACAGACAGTTAAAAATGGGCAATATCCGAGGAAAAAAAGCCATTAATGATACAGAAATCAGCACTATCTTATCAATGAATATAGCTTCTTCGGTTATTTCAGTCAGTCAAGCTTTAGCAATGTCTGTTAAGAAGAAGCATACTGCAAAATATGGTGAACTTCATATGAGGTATGCCATACTGGGAGCAAAGCTAATACGACTCAGTAATGACAAAGGCTGGTTACTGGCTCCTACAACAATTTAG